Proteins from one Rhinopithecus roxellana isolate Shanxi Qingling chromosome 20, ASM756505v1, whole genome shotgun sequence genomic window:
- the ZNF598 gene encoding E3 ubiquitin-protein ligase ZNF598 isoform X3, with translation MAAAAGVAEGRRAVLEAAAAAAPERGGGSCVLCCGDLEATALGRCDHPVCYRCSTKMRVLCEQRYCAVCREELRQVVFGKKLPAFATIPIHQLQHEKKYGIYFADGKVHALYRQLLQHECPRCPELPPFSLFGDLEQHMRRQHELFCCRLCLQHLQIFTYERKWYSRKDLARHRMQGDPDDTSHRGHPLCKFCDERYLDNDELLKHLRRDHYFCHFCDSDGAQDYYSDYAYLREHFREKHFLCEEGRCSTEQFTHAFRTEIDLKAHRTACHSRSRAEARQNRQIDLQFSYAPRHSRRNEGVVGGEDYEEVDRYSRQGRMARAGTRGAQQSRRGSWREEEDREVAAAVRASVAAQQQEEARGSEDREEGGRSKKEEAAVRGPEETRGPRRLPRTQGEGPGPKETSTNGPVSQEAFPVTGPATSCTLPPPSPKLKDEDFPSLSASTFSCCSTAAIPGPVGLALPYAIPARGRSAFQEEDFPALVSSVPKPGTTPTSLVSAWNSSSSNSSSSSSSKKVAQPPPSAQATGSSQPTRKAGKGSRGGRKGGPPLTQEQESGSPAAQELLSTRPTGSISSPLGPVSIQPSKVGKKKKVGSEKPGTTLPQPLPASCPPGPMQAPEAPASRAEGPVAVVVNGHTEGPAPARSAPKEPPGLPRPLGSFPCPTPQEDFPVLGGPCPPRMPPPPGFSAVVLLKGTPPPPPPGLVPPVSKPPPGFSGLLPSPHPACVPSPTTTTTKLPRPLPALQAYLVPENFRERNLQLIQSIRDFLQSDEARFSEFKSHSGEFRQGLISAAQYYKSCRDLLGENFQKVFNELLVLLPDTAKQQELLSAHTDFCNREKPLSTKSKKNKKSAWQATTQQAGLDCRVCPTCQQVLAHGDASSHQALHAARDDDFPSLQAIARIIT, from the exons atggcggcggcggcgggggtcGCCGAGGGGCGGCGCGCGGTCCTGGAGGCGGCTGCGGCGGCGGCTCCTGAGCGGGGCGGCGGGAGCTGCGTGCTATGCTGCGGAGACCTGGAGGCCACGGCGCTGGGCCGCTGCGACCACCCGGTGTGCTACCGCTGCTCCACCAAGATGCGGGTGCTGTGCGAGCAGCGCTACTGCGCCGTGTGCCGCGAGGAGCTGCGCCAG GTGGTCTTTGGGAAGAAGCTTCCTGCCTTTGCCACCATCCCCATCCACCAGCTGCAGCATGAGAAGAAATATGGTATCTACTTTGCAGATGGAAAGGTGCACGCATTGTACAG GCAGCTGCTGCAGCACGAGTGCCCGCGGTGCCCCGAGCTGCCGCCTTTCAGCCTCTTCGGGGACCTGGAGCAGCACATGCGGAGGCAGCACGAGCTCTTCTGCTGCCGGCTGTGCCTCCAGCACCTCCAG ATCTTCACATACGAACGCAAGTGGTACTCGCGCAAGGACCTGGCCCGGCATCGCATGCAGGGGGACCCCGATGACACGTCGCACCGGGGGCACCCGCTCTGCAAGTTCTGCGACGAGCGCTACCTGGACAATGACGAGCTGCTTAAGCACCTGCGCCGCGACCACTACTTCTGCCACTTCTGCGACTCGGACGGGGCCCAGGACTACTACAG CGACTATGCCTACCTGCGCGAGCACTTCCGGGAGAAGCACTTCCTGTGTGAGGAAGGCCGCTGCAGCACAGAGCAGTTCACCCACGCTTTCCGCACCGAGATCGACCTCAAGGCCCACAGGACGGCCTGCCACAGCCGCAGCCGTGCCGAGGCGCGCCAGAACCGCCAGATCGACCTACAGTTCAGCTACGCACCACGGCACTCGCGCCGGAACGAGG GGGTCGTCGGTGGCGAAGACTACGAGGAGGTGGACAGGTACAGCCGCCAGGGCCGAATGGCCCGGGCCGGCACTCGCGGAGCCCAACAGAGCCGCCGAGGAAGCTGGAG GGAGGAAGAGGACCGAGAAGTAGCAGCTGCTGTCCGGGCCTCCGTGGCTgcacagcagcaggaggaggcacGCGGGAGTGAGGACCGGGAGGAAGGCGGCCGGTCCAAGAAGGAGGAGGCAGCGGTGCGGGGTCCGGAGGAGACCCGTGGCCCCCGGCGCCTACCCCGGACTCAGGGTGAAGGCCCAG GCCCTAAGGAAACCTCGACAAATGGTCCTGTAAGCCAAGAGGCCTTCCCGGTGACGGGCCCAGCCACCTCATG CACCCTCCCACCACCCAGCCCTAAGCTCAAGGACGAAGACTTCCCCAGCCTCTCTGCCTCCACTTTCTCCTGCTGCTCCACTGCAGCAATCCCGGGCCCCGTGGGGTTGGCGCTGCCGTACGCCATCCCTGCCAGGGGCAGGAGTGCCTTCCAGGAGGAGGATTTCCCTGCCCTGGTGTCCTCAGTGCCCAAGCCTGGCACCACCCCCACCAGCCTCGTCTCTGCCtggaacagcagcagcagcaacagcagcagcagcagcagcagcaagaaggTAGCACAGCCCCCACCCTCAGCGCAGGCTACCGGAAGCAGCCAGCCCACCAgaaaggctgggaaggggagcAGGGGCGGCAGGAAGGGCGGCCCGCCCCTCACACAGGAGCAGGAGAGTGGCAGTCCGGCCGCTCAGGAGCTTCTAAGCACACGCCCCACGGGCTCCATCTCCTCCCCACTGGGGCCGGTCTCCATCCAGCCCTCTAAAGTTggcaagaagaagaaagtggGCTCAGAGAAGCCTGGCACCACACTGCCACAGCCCCTGCCCGCTAGCTGTCCCCCTGGGCCTATGCAGGCCCCGGAAGCTCCTGCCAGCAGAGCCGAGGGGCCAGTTGCTGTCGTTGTTAATGGACACACAGAGGGCCCGGCCCCGGCTCGGAGTGCCCCCAAGGAACCCCCAGGGCTCCCAAGGCCCCTGGGGTCCTTCCCCTGCCCCACGCCACAGGAGGACTTCCCAGTGCTGGGCGGCCCCTGTCCGCCCCGGATGCCACCGCCCCCAG GCTTCAGCGCTGTGGTGCTCCTGAAGGGcacacctcccccacccccgccgGGCCTGGTGCCCCCCGTCAGCAAGCCGCCCCCCGGCTTCTCTGGCCTTCTGCCTAGCCCCCACCCGGCCTGCGTTCCcagccccaccaccaccaccacaaaact ACCCAGGCCGCTGCCTGCCCTGCAGGCCTACCTAGTCCCCGAGAACTTCCGGGAGAGGAACCTGCAGCTCATCCAGTCCATCAGGGACTTCCTGCAGAGTGACGAGGCCCGCTTCAGCGAGTTCAAGAGCCACTCAGGGGAGTTCAGACAG GGCTTGATCTCCGCAGCCCAGTATTACAAGAGTTGCCGGGACCTGCTGGGGGAGAATTTCCAGAAGGTCTTTAACGAGCTGCTGGTCCTACTGCCCGACACAGCCAAGCAGCAGGAGCTCCTGTCTGCACACACGGACTTCTGCAACCGCGAGAAGCCTCTCAGCACCAAGTCCAAGAAGAACAAGAAGAGCGCGTGGCAGGCCACCACCCAGCAGGCGGGCCTGGACTGCCGTGTGTGCCCCACCTGCCAGCAGGTGCTCGCACATGGCGACGCCAGCAGCCACCAGGCGCTGCATGCTGCCCGGGACGACGACTTCCCCTCCCTGCAAGCCATCGCCAGGATCATCACGTAG
- the ZNF598 gene encoding E3 ubiquitin-protein ligase ZNF598 isoform X2 — translation MAAAAGVAEGRRAVLEAAAAAAPERGGGSCVLCCGDLEATALGRCDHPVCYRCSTKMRVLCEQRYCAVCREELRQVVFGKKLPAFATIPIHQLQHEKKYGIYFADGKVHALYRQLLQHECPRCPELPPFSLFGDLEQHMRRQHELFCCRLCLQHLQIFTYERKWYSRKDLARHRMQGDPDDTSHRGHPLCKFCDERYLDNDELLKHLRRDHYFCHFCDSDGAQDYYSDYAYLREHFREKHFLCEEGRCSTEQFTHAFRTEIDLKAHRTACHSRSRAEARQNRQIDLQFSYAPRHSRRNEGVVGGEDYEEVDRYSRQGRMARAGTRGAQQSRRGSWRYKREEEDREVAAAVRASVAAQQQEEARGSEDREEGGRSKKEEAAVRGPEETRGPRRLPRTQGEGPGPKETSTNGPVSQEAFPVTGPATSCTLPPPSPKLKDEDFPSLSASTFSCCSTAAIPGPVGLALPYAIPARGRSAFQEEDFPALVSSVPKPGTTPTSLVSAWNSSSSNSSSSSSSKKVAQPPPSAQATGSSQPTRKAGKGSRGGRKGGPPLTQEQESGSPAAQELLSTRPTGSISSPLGPVSIQPSKVGKKKKVGSEKPGTTLPQPLPASCPPGPMQAPEAPASRAEGPVAVVVNGHTEGPAPARSAPKEPPGLPRPLGSFPCPTPQEDFPVLGGPCPPRMPPPPGFSAVVLLKGTPPPPPPGLVPPVSKPPPGFSGLLPSPHPACVPSPTTTTTKLPRPLPALQAYLVPENFRERNLQLIQSIRDFLQSDEARFSEFKSHSGEFRQGLISAAQYYKSCRDLLGENFQKVFNELLVLLPDTAKQQELLSAHTDFCNREKPLSTKSKKNKKSAWQATTQQAGLDCRVCPTCQQVLAHGDASSHQALHAARDDDFPSLQAIARIIT, via the exons atggcggcggcggcgggggtcGCCGAGGGGCGGCGCGCGGTCCTGGAGGCGGCTGCGGCGGCGGCTCCTGAGCGGGGCGGCGGGAGCTGCGTGCTATGCTGCGGAGACCTGGAGGCCACGGCGCTGGGCCGCTGCGACCACCCGGTGTGCTACCGCTGCTCCACCAAGATGCGGGTGCTGTGCGAGCAGCGCTACTGCGCCGTGTGCCGCGAGGAGCTGCGCCAG GTGGTCTTTGGGAAGAAGCTTCCTGCCTTTGCCACCATCCCCATCCACCAGCTGCAGCATGAGAAGAAATATGGTATCTACTTTGCAGATGGAAAGGTGCACGCATTGTACAG GCAGCTGCTGCAGCACGAGTGCCCGCGGTGCCCCGAGCTGCCGCCTTTCAGCCTCTTCGGGGACCTGGAGCAGCACATGCGGAGGCAGCACGAGCTCTTCTGCTGCCGGCTGTGCCTCCAGCACCTCCAG ATCTTCACATACGAACGCAAGTGGTACTCGCGCAAGGACCTGGCCCGGCATCGCATGCAGGGGGACCCCGATGACACGTCGCACCGGGGGCACCCGCTCTGCAAGTTCTGCGACGAGCGCTACCTGGACAATGACGAGCTGCTTAAGCACCTGCGCCGCGACCACTACTTCTGCCACTTCTGCGACTCGGACGGGGCCCAGGACTACTACAG CGACTATGCCTACCTGCGCGAGCACTTCCGGGAGAAGCACTTCCTGTGTGAGGAAGGCCGCTGCAGCACAGAGCAGTTCACCCACGCTTTCCGCACCGAGATCGACCTCAAGGCCCACAGGACGGCCTGCCACAGCCGCAGCCGTGCCGAGGCGCGCCAGAACCGCCAGATCGACCTACAGTTCAGCTACGCACCACGGCACTCGCGCCGGAACGAGG GGGTCGTCGGTGGCGAAGACTACGAGGAGGTGGACAGGTACAGCCGCCAGGGCCGAATGGCCCGGGCCGGCACTCGCGGAGCCCAACAGAGCCGCCGAGGAAGCTGGAGGTACAAAAG GGAGGAAGAGGACCGAGAAGTAGCAGCTGCTGTCCGGGCCTCCGTGGCTgcacagcagcaggaggaggcacGCGGGAGTGAGGACCGGGAGGAAGGCGGCCGGTCCAAGAAGGAGGAGGCAGCGGTGCGGGGTCCGGAGGAGACCCGTGGCCCCCGGCGCCTACCCCGGACTCAGGGTGAAGGCCCAG GCCCTAAGGAAACCTCGACAAATGGTCCTGTAAGCCAAGAGGCCTTCCCGGTGACGGGCCCAGCCACCTCATG CACCCTCCCACCACCCAGCCCTAAGCTCAAGGACGAAGACTTCCCCAGCCTCTCTGCCTCCACTTTCTCCTGCTGCTCCACTGCAGCAATCCCGGGCCCCGTGGGGTTGGCGCTGCCGTACGCCATCCCTGCCAGGGGCAGGAGTGCCTTCCAGGAGGAGGATTTCCCTGCCCTGGTGTCCTCAGTGCCCAAGCCTGGCACCACCCCCACCAGCCTCGTCTCTGCCtggaacagcagcagcagcaacagcagcagcagcagcagcagcaagaaggTAGCACAGCCCCCACCCTCAGCGCAGGCTACCGGAAGCAGCCAGCCCACCAgaaaggctgggaaggggagcAGGGGCGGCAGGAAGGGCGGCCCGCCCCTCACACAGGAGCAGGAGAGTGGCAGTCCGGCCGCTCAGGAGCTTCTAAGCACACGCCCCACGGGCTCCATCTCCTCCCCACTGGGGCCGGTCTCCATCCAGCCCTCTAAAGTTggcaagaagaagaaagtggGCTCAGAGAAGCCTGGCACCACACTGCCACAGCCCCTGCCCGCTAGCTGTCCCCCTGGGCCTATGCAGGCCCCGGAAGCTCCTGCCAGCAGAGCCGAGGGGCCAGTTGCTGTCGTTGTTAATGGACACACAGAGGGCCCGGCCCCGGCTCGGAGTGCCCCCAAGGAACCCCCAGGGCTCCCAAGGCCCCTGGGGTCCTTCCCCTGCCCCACGCCACAGGAGGACTTCCCAGTGCTGGGCGGCCCCTGTCCGCCCCGGATGCCACCGCCCCCAG GCTTCAGCGCTGTGGTGCTCCTGAAGGGcacacctcccccacccccgccgGGCCTGGTGCCCCCCGTCAGCAAGCCGCCCCCCGGCTTCTCTGGCCTTCTGCCTAGCCCCCACCCGGCCTGCGTTCCcagccccaccaccaccaccacaaaact ACCCAGGCCGCTGCCTGCCCTGCAGGCCTACCTAGTCCCCGAGAACTTCCGGGAGAGGAACCTGCAGCTCATCCAGTCCATCAGGGACTTCCTGCAGAGTGACGAGGCCCGCTTCAGCGAGTTCAAGAGCCACTCAGGGGAGTTCAGACAG GGCTTGATCTCCGCAGCCCAGTATTACAAGAGTTGCCGGGACCTGCTGGGGGAGAATTTCCAGAAGGTCTTTAACGAGCTGCTGGTCCTACTGCCCGACACAGCCAAGCAGCAGGAGCTCCTGTCTGCACACACGGACTTCTGCAACCGCGAGAAGCCTCTCAGCACCAAGTCCAAGAAGAACAAGAAGAGCGCGTGGCAGGCCACCACCCAGCAGGCGGGCCTGGACTGCCGTGTGTGCCCCACCTGCCAGCAGGTGCTCGCACATGGCGACGCCAGCAGCCACCAGGCGCTGCATGCTGCCCGGGACGACGACTTCCCCTCCCTGCAAGCCATCGCCAGGATCATCACGTAG
- the ZNF598 gene encoding E3 ubiquitin-protein ligase ZNF598 isoform X1: MAAAAGVAEGRRAVLEAAAAAAPERGGGSCVLCCGDLEATALGRCDHPVCYRCSTKMRVLCEQRYCAVCREELRQVVFGKKLPAFATIPIHQLQHEKKYGIYFADGKVHALYRQLLQHECPRCPELPPFSLFGDLEQHMRRQHELFCCRLCLQHLQIFTYERKWYSRKDLARHRMQGDPDDTSHRGHPLCKFCDERYLDNDELLKHLRRDHYFCHFCDSDGAQDYYSDYAYLREHFREKHFLCEEGRCSTEQFTHAFRTEIDLKAHRTACHSRSRAEARQNRQIDLQFSYAPRHSRRNEGVVGGEDYEEVDRYSRQGRMARAGTRGAQQSRRGSWRYKREEEDREVAAAVRASVAAQQQEEARGSEDREEGGRSKKEEAAVRGPEETRGPRRLPRTQGEGPGPKETSTNGPVSQEAFPVTGPATSCTLPPPSPKLKDEDFPSLSASTFSCCSTAAIPGPVGLALPYAIPARGRSAFQEEDFPALVSSVPKPGTTPTSLVSAWNSSSSNSSSSSSSKKVAQPPPSAQATGSSQPTRKAGKGSRGGRKGGPPLTQEQESGSPAAQELLSTRPTGSISSPLGPVSIQPSKVGKKKKVGSEKPGTTLPQPLPASCPPGPMQAPEAPASRAEGPVAVVVNGHTEGPAPARSAPKEPPGLPRPLGSFPCPTPQEDFPVLGGPCPPRMPPPPGFSAVVLLKGTPPPPPPGLVPPVSKPPPGFSGLLPSPHPACVPSPTTTTTKLPRPLPALQAYLVPENFRERNLQLIQSIRDFLQSDEARFSEFKSHSGEFRQPSSRSSCLHTRTSATARSLSAPSPRRTRRARGRPPPSRRAWTAVCAPPASRCSHMATPAATRRCMLPGTTTSPPCKPSPGSSRSSRQHGQSHRTMSALPASFLSGLPGSQVRPSEATWPLGWPGPPGSHQDGPPAYWHTQVGVHPCLSGGPVSVCILVLLGGARGGKGWDAGTGCCWQSQKSQWPDLGPPEAEGCRPCGLRAESCSSTGARVRCHRCVLCKQLAVLCFKNIQD; encoded by the exons atggcggcggcggcgggggtcGCCGAGGGGCGGCGCGCGGTCCTGGAGGCGGCTGCGGCGGCGGCTCCTGAGCGGGGCGGCGGGAGCTGCGTGCTATGCTGCGGAGACCTGGAGGCCACGGCGCTGGGCCGCTGCGACCACCCGGTGTGCTACCGCTGCTCCACCAAGATGCGGGTGCTGTGCGAGCAGCGCTACTGCGCCGTGTGCCGCGAGGAGCTGCGCCAG GTGGTCTTTGGGAAGAAGCTTCCTGCCTTTGCCACCATCCCCATCCACCAGCTGCAGCATGAGAAGAAATATGGTATCTACTTTGCAGATGGAAAGGTGCACGCATTGTACAG GCAGCTGCTGCAGCACGAGTGCCCGCGGTGCCCCGAGCTGCCGCCTTTCAGCCTCTTCGGGGACCTGGAGCAGCACATGCGGAGGCAGCACGAGCTCTTCTGCTGCCGGCTGTGCCTCCAGCACCTCCAG ATCTTCACATACGAACGCAAGTGGTACTCGCGCAAGGACCTGGCCCGGCATCGCATGCAGGGGGACCCCGATGACACGTCGCACCGGGGGCACCCGCTCTGCAAGTTCTGCGACGAGCGCTACCTGGACAATGACGAGCTGCTTAAGCACCTGCGCCGCGACCACTACTTCTGCCACTTCTGCGACTCGGACGGGGCCCAGGACTACTACAG CGACTATGCCTACCTGCGCGAGCACTTCCGGGAGAAGCACTTCCTGTGTGAGGAAGGCCGCTGCAGCACAGAGCAGTTCACCCACGCTTTCCGCACCGAGATCGACCTCAAGGCCCACAGGACGGCCTGCCACAGCCGCAGCCGTGCCGAGGCGCGCCAGAACCGCCAGATCGACCTACAGTTCAGCTACGCACCACGGCACTCGCGCCGGAACGAGG GGGTCGTCGGTGGCGAAGACTACGAGGAGGTGGACAGGTACAGCCGCCAGGGCCGAATGGCCCGGGCCGGCACTCGCGGAGCCCAACAGAGCCGCCGAGGAAGCTGGAGGTACAAAAG GGAGGAAGAGGACCGAGAAGTAGCAGCTGCTGTCCGGGCCTCCGTGGCTgcacagcagcaggaggaggcacGCGGGAGTGAGGACCGGGAGGAAGGCGGCCGGTCCAAGAAGGAGGAGGCAGCGGTGCGGGGTCCGGAGGAGACCCGTGGCCCCCGGCGCCTACCCCGGACTCAGGGTGAAGGCCCAG GCCCTAAGGAAACCTCGACAAATGGTCCTGTAAGCCAAGAGGCCTTCCCGGTGACGGGCCCAGCCACCTCATG CACCCTCCCACCACCCAGCCCTAAGCTCAAGGACGAAGACTTCCCCAGCCTCTCTGCCTCCACTTTCTCCTGCTGCTCCACTGCAGCAATCCCGGGCCCCGTGGGGTTGGCGCTGCCGTACGCCATCCCTGCCAGGGGCAGGAGTGCCTTCCAGGAGGAGGATTTCCCTGCCCTGGTGTCCTCAGTGCCCAAGCCTGGCACCACCCCCACCAGCCTCGTCTCTGCCtggaacagcagcagcagcaacagcagcagcagcagcagcagcaagaaggTAGCACAGCCCCCACCCTCAGCGCAGGCTACCGGAAGCAGCCAGCCCACCAgaaaggctgggaaggggagcAGGGGCGGCAGGAAGGGCGGCCCGCCCCTCACACAGGAGCAGGAGAGTGGCAGTCCGGCCGCTCAGGAGCTTCTAAGCACACGCCCCACGGGCTCCATCTCCTCCCCACTGGGGCCGGTCTCCATCCAGCCCTCTAAAGTTggcaagaagaagaaagtggGCTCAGAGAAGCCTGGCACCACACTGCCACAGCCCCTGCCCGCTAGCTGTCCCCCTGGGCCTATGCAGGCCCCGGAAGCTCCTGCCAGCAGAGCCGAGGGGCCAGTTGCTGTCGTTGTTAATGGACACACAGAGGGCCCGGCCCCGGCTCGGAGTGCCCCCAAGGAACCCCCAGGGCTCCCAAGGCCCCTGGGGTCCTTCCCCTGCCCCACGCCACAGGAGGACTTCCCAGTGCTGGGCGGCCCCTGTCCGCCCCGGATGCCACCGCCCCCAG GCTTCAGCGCTGTGGTGCTCCTGAAGGGcacacctcccccacccccgccgGGCCTGGTGCCCCCCGTCAGCAAGCCGCCCCCCGGCTTCTCTGGCCTTCTGCCTAGCCCCCACCCGGCCTGCGTTCCcagccccaccaccaccaccacaaaact ACCCAGGCCGCTGCCTGCCCTGCAGGCCTACCTAGTCCCCGAGAACTTCCGGGAGAGGAACCTGCAGCTCATCCAGTCCATCAGGGACTTCCTGCAGAGTGACGAGGCCCGCTTCAGCGAGTTCAAGAGCCACTCAGGGGAGTTCAGACAG CCAAGCAGCAGGAGCTCCTGTCTGCACACACGGACTTCTGCAACCGCGAGAAGCCTCTCAGCACCAAGTCCAAGAAGAACAAGAAGAGCGCGTGGCAGGCCACCACCCAGCAGGCGGGCCTGGACTGCCGTGTGTGCCCCACCTGCCAGCAGGTGCTCGCACATGGCGACGCCAGCAGCCACCAGGCGCTGCATGCTGCCCGGGACGACGACTTCCCCTCCCTGCAAGCCATCGCCAGGATCATCACGTAGCTCCCGCCAGCATGGCCAGAGCCATCGCACCATGAGCGcccttcctgcttccttcctctccGGGCTGCCGGGCAGCCAGGTAAGGCCCAGTGAGGCCACCTGGCCTCTTGGTTGGCCAGGCCCACCAGGAAGTCACCAGGATGGTCCACCCGCCTATTGGCACACTCAGGTGGGAGTCCACCCCTGCCTCAGTGGTGGGCCAGTCTCGGTTTGCATTCTTGTGCTTTTGGGAGGCGCCAGGGGAGGGAAGGGCTGGGATGCTGGGACCGGTTGTTGCTGGCAAAGCCAGAAGTCACAGTGGCCTGATCTGGGCCCTCCCGAAGCTGAGGGCTGCCGCCCCTGCGGCCTCAGAGCTGAAAGCTGCAGCTCCACAGGTGCCAGAGTCAGATGTCACAGATGTGTGTTGTGTAAACAGTTGGCTGTTTTGTGTTTCAAGAATATTCAGGATTAA